A genomic window from Bombus affinis isolate iyBomAffi1 unplaced genomic scaffold, iyBomAffi1.2 ctg00000219.1, whole genome shotgun sequence includes:
- the LOC126927794 gene encoding uncharacterized protein LOC126927794, translating into MSQMQSIGTPSQSMPKFSNTASKKSPSGNKPRSRTIGINNATSGRLPTILLQLPGRPGLRFLVDSGAEINLLKQRCYPGRRTIPDTKKFSMGHSEYESNSKVKLNLFDKKIDFSLIDDDFSIIEDGVLGLPGLNQYRFELSNETLKLDNNTLLLQQEPTLAPGETVQKIVYLEEKPTPVCFINGDKEENTLLAN; encoded by the coding sequence atgtcccaaatgcaatcgattgggacaccttcccaatcaatgccaaaattttcgaataccgcctcaaagaaaagcccctccgggaataaaccacgttcaagaacaatcggaattaacaatgctacctcaggaagattacccacaatactactacaattaccaggacgaccaggattgcgatttctcgttgactcTGGGGCAGAaatcaacttgcttaaacaaagatgctacccaggaaggagaacaataccagacacaaagaaattctccatgggacattccgaatacgaatctaattccaaagtcaaattgaatttgttcgacaaaaagatagacttttctttaatagatgacgatttctcaattatagaagatggcgtattaggcttacccggcctgaatcaatatcgattcgaactctccaATGAAACACtgaaattagataacaacacccttctgctgcagcaagaaccaacccttgcaccaggagaaaccgttcaaaaaattgtatacctcgaagagaagccaacgccagtgtgctttatcaatggtg